A single Vigna radiata var. radiata cultivar VC1973A chromosome 8, Vradiata_ver6, whole genome shotgun sequence DNA region contains:
- the LOC106771193 gene encoding uncharacterized protein LOC106771193, producing the protein MRLRTISKSSSLPSKYSFSHQTKNTLHFVMSRMRLGKKLQPAKKAWNSFSNTVQYKLHKLNIPKSFKTTLQRLLSAFHSLGHLIHSKLHRSLTTTRPRTTTYYHVQHKHCAAIHIDDLFDKPNSVSMHATNYRSAHAQGQTSKGKEKEERSILKGNLVGECYNQSHTLLKRNLTYECSNQNHHSETTVNRSLTDKHRSQNQSGESSGLNTIEDAWKVVVAKSPQLHVDQKAEEFISKFREDMRLQKERSMLEFQEMLARSA; encoded by the coding sequence ATGAGATTGAGAACCATTTCTAAGAGTTCTTCCCTTCCTTCCAAGTACTCTTTCTCTCATCAGACCAAAAACACCCTTCACTTTGTGATGTCTCGCATGAGGCTAGGTAAGAAGCTTCAACCTGCAAAGAAGGCATGGAATAGCTTTTCCAACACAGTCCAATACAAACTCCACAAACTCAACATCCCCAAGTCCTTCAAAACCACCCTTCAACGCCTCCTCTCAGCTTTTCACTCCCTTGGCCATCTCATACACTCTAAACTTCATCGCTCACTCACCACTACAAGGCCTCGTACCACTACTTACTACCATGTTCAACACAAGCACTGTGCAGCCATACACATAGATGACCTCTTTGACAAGCCTAATTCCGTGTCCATGCATGCCACCAACTACAGAAGTGCTCATGCACAAGGGCAAACAAGCAAAGgcaaagagaaagaggagcGTTCCATCTTAAAGGGTAATTTGGTTGGTGAGTGTTACAACCAAAGTCACACCCTTTTGAAGAGAAATTTGACCTATGAGTGTAGCAACCAGAATCACCACAGTGAAACTACTGTCAATAGAAGTTTAACTGATAAGCATCGCAGCCAGAATCAAAGCGGTGAGAGTAGTGGATTGAACACTATAGAGGATGCATGGAAGGTTGTGGTTGCTAAGTCTCCACAACTACATGTTGATCAAAAGGCAGAAGAATTCATCAGCAAGTTTCGTGAAGATATGAGGCTTCAGAAAGAGAGATCAATGCTTGAATTCCAGGAGATGCTAGCACGAAGTGCCTAA
- the LOC106769870 gene encoding uncharacterized protein LOC106769870 — MASLNSFIAAASSSSSCQNHSLCHPLKSPLPLLRSFTLPRNTKKKSSASVWPLFCALNNQPLQYRKLGDSDLNISEITLGTMTFGEQNTEKEAHDILNYAFDRGINALDTAEAYPIPMKKETQGRTDLYIGSWLKSQPRDKIILATKVCGYSERSSYVRENAKVLRVDAENIRESVEKSLKRLGTDYIDLLQIHWPDRYVALFGEFTYDPSKWRPSVPFVEQLQAFQELINEGKVRYIGVSNETSYGVMEFVHAAKFEGLPKIVSIQNSYSLLARCLFEVDLVEVCHPKNWNIGLLSYSPLGGGSLTGKYIDINSEASKRGRLNLFPGYMERYNKSVAREATIKYLELAKKHGLTPVQLALGFARDRPFMTSSIIGATSVDQLKEDIDAFTTTERPLPAAVMADIEDIFKRYKDPAIF, encoded by the exons ATGGCCTCTCTCAATTCCTTCATTGCtgctgcttcttcttcttcatcatgtCAAAACCACTCTCTTTGTCACCCTCTCAAATCACCATTGCCCCTTCTTCGCTCTTTCACCCTTCCAAGAAACACTAAGAAGAAGAGCAGTGCAAGTGTTTGGCCTCTGTTTTGTGCCCTCAACAACCAGCCGTTGCAGTATAGGAAGCTAGGAGACTCCGACCTCAACATCAGCGAAATCACTCTTGGTACT ATGACCTTTGGGGAGCAGAACACGGAGAAAGAAGCTCACGACATTCTTAATTACGCGTTTGACCGCGGCATTAACGCTCTCGATACTGCCGAGGCT TACCCAATTCCAATGAAGAAAGAGACACAAGGAAGAACTGATCTCTATATTGGTAGTTGGCTCAAGTCTCAACCTCGTGACAAG ATTATTTTGGCTACAAAAGTATGTGGTTATTCTGAGAGGTCGAGTTACGTGCGTGAGAATGCAAAGGTTTTGCGGGTTGATGCCGAAAATATCAGAGAAAGTGTGGAAAAAAGCCTTAAGCGCCTTGGCACTGACTATATTGATTTGCTGCAAATTCACTG GCCAGATCGATATGTTGCACTATTTGGTGAATTTACTTATGATCCTTCAAAATGGAGACCCAGTGTGCCATTTGTTGAGCAGTTGCAAGCCTTCCAAGAACTTATCAATGAAGGAAAG GTACGCTACATAGGTGTTTCAAATGAGACTTCTTATGGAGTGATGGAGTTCGTCCACGCAGCTAAATTTGAAGGCCTTCCAAAGATTGTCAGTATCCAAAACAGCTATAGCTTGCTTGCGAGATGTCTTTTTGAAG tTGATCTTGTGGAAGTTTGTCATCCAAAGAATTGGAATATTGGCTTACTCTCCTATTCCCCACTTGGAGGTGGATCACTCACAggaaaatatatagatataaactCTGAAGCTTCAAAAAGAGGAAGGTTGAACCTCTTTCCCGGTTACATGGAAAGATATAACAAATCAGTGGCAAGG GAAGCTACTATAAAATATCTTGAGTTAGCGAAAAAGCATGGTCTAACTCCTGTTCAGCTTGCACTTGGATTTGCAAGAGATCGTCCATTCATGACTAGTTCAATTATTGGTGCAACCTCTGTGGACCAGCTAAAAGAGGACATTGATGCTTTTACAACAACTGAGAGACCCTTACCAGCAGCAGTCATGGCAGATATTGAAGATATCTTCAAGAGATACAAAGATCCTGCAATTTTTTGA
- the LOC106771393 gene encoding PH, RCC1 and FYVE domains-containing protein 1-like, which translates to MADLSIFGSSERLEQGFITLKKGTQLVKYSRKGKPKFCLFRLSLDETKLIWISHGKEKNLKLAAVSHIIPGQRTAVFRRYLRPEKDYLSFSLIYKKGERSLDLICKDQAEVEIWFSCLKALISSGERIKRGISDLSNDRVDFVAGTLEFASSISRSRFSFESASHESTSSWSRSDTNMAQRTSIGDGSRVSISSISHSSSVGSGVDDIESLGDVFIWGEVWGDGNSSDGSGIQASGKIDVLTPKALESDVVLDVNQIGPGVRHIALVTRQGELFTWGEDSGGRLGHGFEKDFGRPHLVESLAITNMSLVACGEYHSCAVSVSGDLFTWGDATNSAGLLGHGSDVSYCIPKRVSGTLDGHQVVSVACGAWHSALATTLGKLFTFGDGRFGVLGHGDRECVSYPKQVQLLSGQKAIKVACGVWHSAAIIEIMDPSGSNPSSKKIFTWGDGDQYRLGHVNKESYLQPTCVAALSDYSFNQIACGYTMTVALTVSGHVFTMGGTAYGQLGNPNSDGKVPILVRDKLVGEFVEEIACGANHVAVLTSRSELYTWGRGANGRLGHGDTDNQKTPTLVEALKDRHVRNIACGSTFTCCICLHKWLSGVDQSVCSDCRQPFGFTRKRHNCYNCGLVFCHPCSSKKASRAALAPTPSKPHRVCDACYAKLKGADSASNLNKEISRPSSYGREKFERGEVKSSRILLPPITEPIKYLEIRTTKHGNIDETSSMVRAAQIPISLQLKDVAFPISLSSAQNFFKPLIQSSHTQPPPSPMRPMSPYAKRRPPSPPRSTSPGFSRSLIDNLKKKSDHMTQEVSKLQNKNKSLKQKSETQEMKIQELQKVIEEESSKFREAKDFIKSMTDKLREVIETLQSEIPDNETLRTMHAQAEEFLNKEKRLEPSSSRPSLESQPQSAPDVPASDSNSQELKERNGDTSEVVPSPDGENTFEETSNSSTSSTAVSPPNSRNISRLRDSNVHLTEGERSIIEQFESGVYVTLVVLPNGYKVFKRIRFSKRRFNEQQAEEWWNQNKDKVYSKYIPPPPTKNAITGPSVTSTDAEENSEALPSS; encoded by the exons ATGGCAGATCTTTCTATATTTGGAAGTTCTGAGCGTCTCGAGCAA GGGTTCATTACATTAAAAAAGGGCACGCAGTTAGTAAAGTATAGTCGGAAAGGGAAGCCGAAATTTTGTTTGTTCAGACTCTCATTG GATGAAACAAAGCTGATTTGGATTTCTCATGGAAAGGAAAAGAATCTAAAGTTAGCTGCTGTTTCACACATCATCCCAGGACAGAGAACA GCTGTCTTTAGAAGATACTTGCGTCCTGAAAAGGATTATCTGTCATTTTCACTGATTTACAAGAAGGGGGAAAGATCACTTGATCTG ATCTGCAAGGACCAAGCAGAGGTAGAGATATGGTTTTCATGCCTTAAAGCATTAATTTCCTCTGGAGAGCGTATTAAGCGTGGAATAAGTGATTTAAGCAAT GATCGTGTTGACTTTGTTGCTGGAACACTAGAGTTCGCATCAAGCATTAGCCGTAGCAGGTTTTCTTTTGAATCGGCATCTCATGAATCTACATCATCTTGGTCCAGATCGGATACAAATATGGCACAGAGGACAAGTATCGGAGATGGTTCTCGTGTTAGTATATCAAGTATTAGCCACTCAAGTAGTGTAGGATCAGGAGTAGATGAcatagaatctcttggtgatgTTTTCATATGGGGAGAGGTTTGGGGAGATGGCAATTCATCTGATGGATCCGGGATCCAAGCTTCTGGTAAGATTGATGTGTTGACTCCTAAGGCATTAGAATCTGATGTTGTTCTTGATGTCAATCAGATTGGCCCCGGTGTACGTCATATTGCATTAGTTACAAGGCAAGGTGAGCTTTTTACATGGGGAGAGGACTCTGGTGGAAGACTTGGCCATGGctttgaaaaagattttggtCGACCTCATCTTGTAGAGTCCCTAGCAATTACCAACATGTCTTTAGTTGCATGTGGTGAATATCATTCATGTGCCGTGTCTGTATCTGGTGACTTGTTCACCTGGGGTGATGCTACAAATAGTGCAGGACTTCTTGGTCATGGCAGTGATGTTAGCTACTGCATACCAAAGAGGGTGAGTGGCACTTTAGATGGACATCAGGTTGTATCCGTAGCATGTGGCGCATGGCATTCAGCATTAGCAACCACCCTTGGGAAATTGTTTACCTTTGGTGATGGAAGATTTGGTGTATTAGGTCATGGAGATCGAGAGTGTGTATCATATCCAAAGCAGGTACAATTATTGAGTGGACAAAAGGCTATTAAAGTTGCATGTGGAGTGTGGCATTCAGCTGCTATTATAGAGATTATGGATCCTTCTGGTTCAAACCCTTCATCCAAGAAGATCTTCACATGGGGTGATGGTGATCAGTATCGTTTGGGTCATGTTAACAAGGAAAGTTACCTTCAACCAACTTGTGTAGCCGCCCTTTCTGATTATAGCTTTAACCAGATTGCATGTGGGTACACTATGACTGTTGCACTCACTGTATCTGGTCATGTTTTTACAATGGGAGGCACAGCATATGGTCAACTAGGAAATCCAAATTCTGATGGAAAAGTCCCAATTCTAGTCCGAGATAAGTTGGTAGGTGAGTTCGTGGAGGAAATAGCATGCGGAGCAAATCATGTTGCTGTATTGACTTCAAGAAGTGAACTATATACTTGGGGTAGAGGTGCCAATGGAAGACTAGGACATGGAGACACAGATAACCAGAAAACTCCAACCTTGGTAGAAGCCTTGAAAGACAGGCATGTTAGGAATATCGCATGTGGCTCTACCTTTACATGTTGTATATGCTTACATAAATGGCTTTCTGGAGTTGACCAATCTGTTTGCTCTGATTGTCGACAACCATTTGGTTTTACCCGGAAAAGGCATAATTGCTATAATTGTGGATTGGTGTTTTGCCATCCTTGTAGTTCAAAAAAGGCTTCTAGAGCAGCATTGGCTCCGACACCTAGCAAACCACATCGTGTGTGTGATGCTTGTTATGCTAAGCTAAAAGGTGCTGATAGTGCTTCAAacttaaataaagaaattagtCGTCCTTCCTCGTATGGAAGGGAAAAATTTGAGCGGGGAGAGGTGAAGTCTTCCAGAATTCTCTTGCCTCCCATCACAGAACCCATAAAATACCTTGAGATTAGGACTACTAAGCATGGAAATATAGATGAGACTTCTTCCATGGTCAGAGCAGCTCAAATTCCTATATCTTTGCAATTGAAAGATGTCGCATTTCCAATTTCGCTGAGTTCTGCACAGAATTTTTTCAAGCCTCTTATTCAGTCAAGTCATACTCAACCTCCACCTTCACCAATGAGACCTATGTCACCATATGCTAAAAGAAGACCACCAAGCCCACCTCGTTCTACCTCCCCTGGATTTTCAAGAAGccttattgataatttaaaaaagaaaagtgatcATATGACTCAAGAAGTCTCAAAATTGCAAAACAAA AATAAAAGTTTGAAGCAGAAGAGTGAAACACAAGAAATGAAGATTCAGGAGCTTCAGAAAGTTATTGAAGAGGAATCTTCTAAGTTTAGGGAAGCAAAGGATTTTATTAAGTCCATGACAGATAAG TTGAGGGAAGTGATTGAGACTTTGCAATCTGAGATTCCTGACAATGAGACTTTGAGAACCATGCATGCTCAAGCTGAAGAGTTTCTTAATAAAGAAAAACGTTTGGAACCTTCTTCCTCCCGACCGAGCCTCGAGTCTCAGCCACAAAGTGCACCTGATGTACCTGCCTCGGACAGTAACTCTCAGGAGCTGAAAGAGCGAAATGGTGATACTTCCGAGGTTGTTCCATCCCCAGACGGAGAAAATACTTTTGAAGAAACCAGCAACTCATCTACATCTAGTACAGCAGTGAGTCCACCAAACTCAAGAAATATTTCAAGATTAAGGGACTCCAATGTACATTTGACAGAAGGAGAAAGATCAATCATTGAACAATTTGAGTCAGGTGTTTATGTCACCCTCGTTGTACTACCTAATGGTTACAAAGTTTTCAAACGAATTAGATTCAG TAAACGAAGATTCAATGAGCAGCAAGCAGAAGAATGGTGGAACCAAAACAAAGATAAGGTGTATAGTAAATACATTCCACCACCACCCACAAAAAATGCAATTACTGGACCATCTGTTACCTCTACAGATGCTGAAGAGAATAGTGAGGCGTTGCCTTCTTCCTAA